From the genome of Geminocystis herdmanii PCC 6308, one region includes:
- a CDS encoding segregation/condensation protein A, whose translation MNTKKSPASQAIELLIDLAQKGEINPWDVQVIEIIDRFLAELGINDSQNIDLQTMDLSQSGQVMLWASMLVLFKAETLEKLSQPEENEENYEDFQEDGELDALRRNFRNSDIDKHIKRRTSAPPPKTRKVTLAELITQLQAMESELEEKKINHDLPLNKTKKGYTRKQALKTITDLAHNENLTELAQQINDFLTQNLTHNHHNEYIKLDRLVNNWQSYKQEKVEDKVGVFWALLLLSSQSKVELYQEEFYQDLDIKLIIDY comes from the coding sequence ATGAATACAAAAAAAAGTCCAGCTAGTCAAGCCATTGAGTTATTAATAGATTTAGCACAAAAAGGGGAGATAAACCCTTGGGATGTGCAGGTAATTGAGATAATCGATCGATTTTTGGCAGAATTAGGCATAAATGACAGTCAAAATATCGATTTACAGACGATGGATTTGTCTCAATCTGGACAAGTAATGTTATGGGCTTCCATGTTAGTATTATTTAAAGCGGAAACCCTCGAAAAATTGAGTCAACCAGAGGAAAATGAGGAAAATTATGAAGATTTTCAGGAAGACGGCGAATTAGATGCCCTTAGACGTAATTTTAGAAATAGTGACATCGATAAACATATTAAAAGGCGAACATCTGCACCTCCTCCCAAAACAAGAAAGGTGACTTTAGCAGAATTAATCACTCAATTACAAGCTATGGAAAGTGAATTAGAGGAGAAAAAAATTAATCATGATTTACCTTTGAATAAGACAAAAAAAGGTTATACTCGCAAACAGGCTTTGAAAACTATTACGGATTTAGCCCATAATGAAAATTTAACAGAATTGGCTCAACAAATTAATGATTTTTTAACCCAAAATTTGACTCATAATCATCATAACGAATATATTAAGCTCGATCGATTAGTTAATAATTGGCAATCCTATAAACAAGAAAAAGTAGAAGATAAAGTAGGTGTTTTTTGGGCATTATTATTATTATCTTCTCAATCGAAAGTTGAATTATATCAAGAAGAATTTTACCAAGATTTAGACATAAAACTGATTATAGATTACTAA
- the pdxA gene encoding 4-hydroxythreonine-4-phosphate dehydrogenase PdxA: MTFKYTNKINLVITLGDPASIGSEIILKSLANHRFSAQANITIIGCRSSLIKAYNDLQNKTNVDLVNPDQLNIIDILTLPEINWGEGNSDTGKASFLYLEKAIELTLDGKFDGIVTAPIAKFLWQQAGYNYPGQTEVLAQKSGVDKFGMMFVGKSPYTAWTLRTLLATTHIPLKTVADTLNPSLMDDKLDLLIHTLKEDFNLPNPHIAIAGLNPHSGENGKLGTEEKDWLNDWLDNARKRYPEAQLTGLTPPDTLWVKPAQAWYHDSNTATADGFLALYHDQGLIPVKSMAFDRAVNTTIGLPFVRTSPDHGTAFDIAGQGIANPSSMIASIEWAIELCQNRIRMENGKWRMENEE; the protein is encoded by the coding sequence ATGACTTTTAAATATACGAATAAAATTAACCTTGTTATTACTTTAGGAGATCCTGCTAGTATTGGTTCAGAAATTATCCTGAAATCTTTGGCTAATCATCGTTTTTCTGCTCAAGCTAATATCACTATCATTGGTTGTCGATCGAGCTTAATAAAGGCATATAATGATTTACAGAATAAGACTAATGTTGATTTAGTAAATCCTGATCAATTAAATATCATAGATATACTAACACTTCCTGAAATTAATTGGGGGGAGGGGAATAGTGACACGGGAAAAGCGAGTTTTTTGTATTTGGAAAAGGCGATCGAACTCACCTTAGATGGTAAATTTGATGGTATTGTCACAGCACCCATTGCCAAATTTTTATGGCAACAAGCAGGATATAATTATCCGGGGCAAACAGAAGTATTAGCCCAGAAGTCGGGAGTAGATAAATTTGGGATGATGTTTGTGGGCAAATCTCCTTATACGGCATGGACTTTGCGAACTCTTTTAGCTACAACTCACATACCCTTAAAAACCGTAGCCGACACCCTTAACCCCTCTCTGATGGATGATAAACTGGATTTGTTGATACACACCCTCAAGGAAGATTTTAACTTGCCCAATCCTCATATTGCCATAGCTGGATTAAATCCCCATAGTGGAGAGAATGGAAAATTGGGCACGGAAGAAAAAGACTGGTTAAATGATTGGTTAGACAATGCCCGTAAACGCTATCCAGAGGCTCAATTAACAGGGTTAACTCCTCCTGACACTTTATGGGTAAAACCTGCTCAAGCATGGTATCATGATTCAAATACTGCGACTGCTGACGGTTTTTTAGCCCTATACCATGACCAAGGTTTAATACCTGTGAAATCTATGGCTTTCGATCGAGCGGTGAATACTACTATAGGTTTACCATTTGTGCGTACTTCTCCTGATCATGGTACAGCTTTTGATATTGCTGGGCAAGGTATTGCTAATCCTAGTAGCATGATAGCATCGATTGAGTGGGCGATCGAGTTGTGCCAGAATCGTATAAGAATGGAGAATGGAAAATGGAGAATGGAGAATGAGGAATGA
- a CDS encoding DUF4126 domain-containing protein, with protein sequence MTIENITLLQILAILSASAAGGLRIALPLLIIGIARLDQLWTNIPFLSHINPQIIVGVLTSWTLFELFGTKKLLGLRIVQIIQLIFSPFVGAFMAIGMAALIEVKITPLWLLGLTGGLLALVLKLVLVGWFFRWGKMPIIVIFLEDFLSAILVIFALKSPENGGLIAMILLWLALRSSNEWKYRFKTKSDLETKTK encoded by the coding sequence GTGACTATAGAAAATATTACTCTCCTTCAAATTTTAGCTATCCTATCAGCATCTGCGGCAGGAGGTTTAAGAATTGCTTTACCTTTACTTATTATTGGCATTGCACGTCTTGATCAATTATGGACTAATATCCCTTTTTTATCCCATATTAACCCTCAAATTATTGTCGGTGTTTTAACCAGTTGGACTCTCTTTGAATTATTTGGGACAAAAAAACTTTTAGGTTTAAGAATTGTCCAAATTATTCAGCTGATATTTAGCCCTTTTGTCGGTGCATTTATGGCTATTGGAATGGCGGCTTTAATTGAAGTAAAAATTACGCCATTATGGTTATTAGGATTAACAGGGGGCTTATTAGCATTAGTTTTAAAATTAGTATTAGTAGGATGGTTTTTTCGATGGGGGAAAATGCCAATTATTGTTATTTTTTTAGAAGATTTTTTATCTGCTATTTTAGTTATTTTTGCCCTTAAATCTCCTGAAAATGGTGGTTTAATTGCCATGATTTTATTATGGTTAGCCTTGCGTAGTTCTAATGAATGGAAATATCGATTTAAAACCAAAAGTGACTTAGAAACAAAAACCAAATAA
- a CDS encoding ribulose bisphosphate carboxylase small subunit has protein sequence MQTLGKERRYETLSYLPPLTDQQIVKQVQYLLDQGFIPAIEFEKDPLPTDHHWTLWKLPLFNAFSPQEVLNEVRECKAQYSDSYIRVIAFDNLRQCQTVSFIVHKPNSSRF, from the coding sequence ATGCAAACTTTAGGAAAAGAGCGTCGTTACGAGACTTTATCTTATTTACCTCCTTTAACCGATCAACAAATTGTTAAACAGGTTCAATACTTATTAGATCAAGGATTTATTCCTGCGATCGAATTTGAAAAAGACCCTTTACCTACCGATCACCACTGGACTTTATGGAAATTACCTTTATTTAATGCTTTCTCTCCCCAAGAAGTATTAAACGAAGTGCGTGAGTGTAAAGCACAATATTCCGATTCTTATATCAGAGTTATTGCTTTTGATAACCTCAGACAGTGCCAAACTGTTAGTTTCATCGTTCACAAACCTAACTCAAGTCGTTTCTAA
- the rcbX gene encoding RuBisCO chaperone RbcX, translating to MTYKQVVKDTAKVLQSYLTYQAVRVIIEQLSETNPGQAIWLNDYSDRKKVQDSDNYINDLMKENKELVLRILTVRQDLAEQIVEFLPEMVKTNIEQSNMEHRRHLLERLTQTQSSSLTSSSIDEPNLESNPSENKEE from the coding sequence ATGACTTATAAACAAGTCGTTAAGGATACAGCAAAAGTTTTGCAAAGTTATCTCACTTATCAAGCCGTAAGAGTCATTATTGAACAACTCTCAGAAACTAACCCCGGACAAGCGATATGGCTTAATGATTATAGCGATCGAAAAAAAGTCCAAGATAGTGATAATTACATCAATGATTTGATGAAGGAAAATAAAGAGTTAGTATTAAGGATTCTTACAGTAAGGCAAGATTTAGCAGAGCAAATTGTGGAGTTTTTACCCGAAATGGTGAAGACAAATATCGAGCAATCGAATATGGAACACCGCCGTCATCTTTTAGAGCGTTTAACCCAAACTCAATCTTCTTCATTAACGTCATCTTCGATAGATGAACCAAACTTAGAATCTAATCCATCAGAAAACAAGGAAGAATAA
- a CDS encoding form I ribulose bisphosphate carboxylase large subunit: MVQAGSKGGFKAGVQDYRLTYYTPDYTPKDTDLLACFRMTPQAGVPPEECAAAVAAESSTGTWTTVWTDGLTDLDRYKGRCYNVEPVPGEDNQYFVFVAYPLDLFEEGSITNVLTSLVGNVFGFKALRALRLEDIRFPVALIKTYQGPPHGITVERDLLNKYGRPLLGCTIKPKLGLSAKNYGRAVYECLRGGLDFTKDDENINSQPFMRWRDRFLFVQEAISKAQAETNEMKGHYLNVTAGTCEEMMKRAEFAKEIGTPIIMHDFFTGGFTANTTLARWCRDNGLLLHIHRAMHAVVDRQKNHGIHFRVLAKCLRLSGGDHLHSGTVVGKLEGDRAVTLGFVDLMREDYVEEDRSRGVFFTQDYASLPGVMPVASGGIHVWHMPALVEIFGDDSCLQFGGGTLGHPWGNAPGATANRVALEACVQARNEGRSLAREGNEVLREAGRWSPELAAALELWKEIKFEFDTVDTL, encoded by the coding sequence ATGGTACAAGCTGGATCCAAAGGTGGATTTAAAGCTGGTGTACAGGACTACCGCCTGACTTATTACACCCCTGACTATACCCCTAAAGATACTGATTTATTAGCCTGTTTCAGAATGACTCCCCAAGCGGGAGTTCCCCCTGAAGAGTGTGCGGCAGCAGTAGCGGCTGAGTCTTCGACTGGTACTTGGACTACTGTATGGACTGATGGTTTAACCGACTTAGATCGTTATAAAGGTCGTTGTTACAACGTTGAGCCTGTACCCGGTGAAGATAACCAATATTTCGTATTCGTTGCTTATCCTTTAGATTTATTTGAAGAAGGTTCTATTACCAACGTTTTAACTTCTTTAGTTGGTAACGTATTCGGTTTTAAAGCTCTCCGTGCATTACGTTTAGAAGATATTCGTTTCCCTGTTGCTTTAATCAAAACCTACCAAGGTCCTCCTCATGGTATTACTGTTGAGCGTGACTTATTAAACAAATACGGTCGTCCTCTCTTGGGTTGTACTATTAAACCCAAATTAGGTTTATCGGCTAAAAACTATGGTCGTGCAGTTTATGAGTGTCTTCGTGGTGGTTTAGACTTCACAAAAGATGACGAAAACATCAACTCTCAGCCTTTCATGCGTTGGCGCGATCGTTTCTTGTTTGTACAAGAAGCTATCTCCAAAGCACAAGCTGAAACCAATGAAATGAAAGGTCACTACCTCAACGTTACCGCAGGTACTTGTGAAGAAATGATGAAACGTGCTGAATTCGCTAAAGAAATCGGTACTCCTATCATTATGCACGATTTCTTTACTGGTGGTTTCACTGCTAACACTACCCTCGCCAGATGGTGTCGTGATAACGGTTTATTACTCCACATTCACCGTGCAATGCACGCAGTAGTCGATCGTCAAAAAAATCACGGTATTCACTTCAGAGTTTTAGCTAAATGTCTCCGTCTGTCTGGTGGTGATCATTTACACTCTGGTACTGTTGTAGGTAAATTAGAAGGCGATCGCGCTGTAACTTTAGGTTTCGTTGACTTAATGCGTGAAGACTATGTAGAAGAAGATCGTTCTCGTGGTGTATTCTTTACCCAAGATTATGCTTCTTTACCCGGTGTAATGCCTGTTGCTTCTGGTGGTATCCATGTATGGCATATGCCCGCGCTTGTAGAAATCTTCGGTGACGATTCTTGTTTACAGTTCGGTGGTGGTACTTTAGGACACCCTTGGGGTAACGCTCCAGGTGCAACCGCTAACCGTGTAGCTTTAGAAGCCTGTGTTCAAGCTCGTAACGAAGGTCGTTCATTAGCTCGTGAAGGTAATGAGGTACTTCGTGAAGCTGGACGTTGGAGTCCTGAGTTGGCAGCAGCTCTTGAACTCTGGAAAGAAATCAAGTTCGAGTTTGACACCGTTGATACTCTCTAA
- a CDS encoding Maf family protein, which produces MVKFVLASASPARLKLLKMVGINSIVHSSNYDESLINLTDTEALVNTLAQKKAETVAEKFPCALVLGCDSVLEVEGEIYGKPDNPQIAVSRWQKMRGKIGKLYTGHALIDTNNNEKIILCGITEVHFANIDDGSIESYVNTGEPLKCAGSFALEGKGGLFIDKIVGCHSNVIGLSLPLLRTMLADLNYKVSDFW; this is translated from the coding sequence ATGGTTAAATTTGTCCTCGCTTCAGCATCTCCTGCCCGATTGAAACTCTTAAAAATGGTAGGTATTAATTCGATCGTCCATAGTAGTAACTATGATGAATCTTTAATTAATCTTACCGATACAGAAGCATTAGTTAACACCTTAGCGCAAAAAAAAGCGGAAACCGTAGCGGAAAAATTCCCTTGCGCCTTAGTCTTAGGATGTGATTCTGTCTTAGAAGTAGAAGGAGAAATCTATGGTAAACCAGATAACCCCCAAATTGCTGTTAGTCGATGGCAAAAAATGAGAGGCAAAATCGGTAAGTTATATACTGGTCATGCTTTAATTGATACTAACAATAATGAAAAAATTATTCTTTGTGGCATTACAGAAGTTCACTTTGCTAATATTGACGATGGCTCGATCGAATCCTATGTTAATACAGGAGAACCTCTAAAATGTGCGGGGAGTTTTGCCTTAGAAGGTAAAGGAGGATTATTTATCGATAAAATAGTCGGTTGTCATAGTAACGTGATAGGCTTAAGTTTGCCGTTATTACGCACAATGTTAGCAGATTTAAACTATAAAGTTAGTGATTTTTGGTAA